In one Mucilaginibacter ginsenosidivorax genomic region, the following are encoded:
- a CDS encoding FIST signal transduction protein, with the protein MRTAQHHFINNKWIDFNADNAINPAKCQLVLVFGAAQLITMPAVYEHLQMKYPAAQIVFSSTSGEILDNEVYDDSIVVTAIEFEKSGISCATTHVSNQTSSFETGAYLMSQLDKNGLKCVFIISDGTFINGSDLVAGFNSDNLDNVPVTGGLAGDAARFNSTFTSLNSIPAQGNVTAIGFYGDDLIISHGSSGGWDEFGPQRTITRSDKNVLFEIDNKSALDLYKEYLGEYVKELPGSALLFPLSLSIAGSDKRLVRTILSVNEHEKSMTFAGNLPEGSHVRLMKANFDKLIDASSAAATDASDRGASTNLAIMVSCVGRKLVLNERTDEELMAAKEIFGDKTVIAGFYSYGELSPLNKGSNCELHNQTMTITTFTEN; encoded by the coding sequence ATGAGAACCGCACAGCATCATTTTATTAATAATAAGTGGATCGATTTCAACGCCGATAATGCAATTAACCCGGCCAAATGCCAGCTTGTGCTTGTATTTGGCGCCGCCCAGTTAATTACCATGCCGGCAGTTTATGAGCATCTGCAAATGAAATATCCGGCTGCCCAAATTGTTTTTTCGTCAACCTCGGGCGAGATACTGGACAATGAGGTTTATGATGATAGTATTGTAGTTACTGCCATCGAGTTTGAAAAATCGGGCATAAGTTGTGCTACAACCCATGTAAGCAATCAAACCAGCAGCTTTGAAACCGGTGCTTACCTGATGTCGCAACTGGATAAAAATGGCTTGAAGTGTGTGTTCATTATTTCGGATGGTACATTTATCAATGGCAGCGACCTGGTGGCTGGTTTTAATAGCGATAACCTGGATAATGTACCGGTAACAGGTGGCCTGGCAGGCGATGCAGCCAGGTTTAACAGCACTTTTACCAGCCTTAACAGCATACCCGCGCAAGGTAATGTAACAGCTATAGGTTTTTATGGCGATGATTTAATTATCAGCCATGGCTCAAGCGGGGGATGGGACGAGTTTGGCCCGCAACGTACTATTACCCGGTCGGATAAAAACGTATTGTTTGAGATTGACAACAAAAGCGCGCTTGACTTATACAAGGAATATCTTGGAGAATATGTGAAAGAATTGCCGGGATCGGCCTTGTTATTTCCACTTTCATTAAGCATAGCAGGCTCTGATAAAAGGCTGGTACGTACAATTTTGAGTGTTAACGAGCATGAAAAATCCATGACCTTTGCCGGCAACCTGCCCGAAGGAAGCCATGTGAGGCTGATGAAAGCCAATTTTGATAAACTGATAGATGCATCGTCAGCCGCGGCAACAGATGCCTCGGATAGGGGTGCTTCCACCAACCTGGCTATTATGGTGAGCTGTGTAGGCCGTAAACTGGTACTTAACGAGCGTACCGACGAGGAATTAATGGCCGCCAAAGAAATTTTTGGCGATAAAACGGTTATTGCCGGCTTTTACTCCTATGGCGAGTTATCGCCGCTAAACAAAGGCTCAAACTGCGAACTGCACAACCAAACCATGACCATTACCACTTTTACCGAGAACTAA